In Dolichospermum sp. DET69, the genomic stretch CCTTGGCTTGTTTGGATGCTTGTAATACTTGTCCCAATGTTGCTAACAACTCTGATGTTTCTGTCAGATGTTTATCCCGGAGTTCCTGCAATCGCAGTTTGGCATTATTTTGAATCTTCAGAATACGTTTAATAAACATCTCAACCAGATAATCACGAGTTTTTACCTGTGCTTCGTACAATAGACATAATAGCAATGTCCGCCGTTTGGGTAAATTAATATCTTGAAGTTCCCTGATATCTAAAGTTCTAGCATAAGCAGCAAAATGTCTAACTTTGGTAGGGGTAATATTTTCTAGTAATCGCTTGGCATCTCCAAAAGTCATGAGCATATCAAACTTATTTTGCAGGAGTTTCATCCCATTTAGTTTGGCACTTTTAGGTGGTGCTTTTAATAAATTCAGGGTGGCATTTTCATCATCCTCATCCTCCTTGTTTATCACCACGAGTAATTGGTCTAAATAAATTTGTTCGGTAGTTGAAAGTCCTTGAGAACAAAGTGCAAATAACCGATTATTGACCATTGACCGAATGTGGCGAATTAATCGGTCAAGGGTGCTAAATGCTGGTAATTCGTATCGTTCTTTAACTAATTCTTCAATTGCGACATTGATTAAATCAGCAGGGTGGTCTTTAATTTGGGCAGCTTCTGCAACTATTGTGGCTATTAATCTTTGACCTGTTTTATCATATTGTTTGACCCCTAAATACTCCCGAATAATATTTTTATAGGTATGACGTTGGCGTTCGGAGGGTATTGCTTTTACTGAGTCTTGTAACTTTAAACACGACCGTAAATGTTTAATTACTGCAATTGGGATCTGTTCAGGATGAGGGAAATATCCCAGACGTTGAAAGGATTTGAGCATCACCATTAACCGTAGTAATCCTTCATGGTTCTTGGTTTTAGACTTGACAAACTTGATTTCTATCAGTGTTGGAGTGTAAAGTTCTGCCAGTTCTTTGGGGTCAGGAAATTGTTTAAATTTGGGGTAAGCGGTACGGTTAATTGAAGCCATTCAAGTAATATTTAAAACATATAAAAAAATCGGGGGAAAAATCCACGCGCAAATCTATATTCAACAAGGCTTTTATCTAAAAACCCGGTTAGAAATCAAATACGAGTCTCATATAATACTAAGATTACCCAAAATGGTTTTATCCCTCACTCTCCTACCAAAGAGTATTTTATATTCTTTTGGGTAGAAATTAACAATGCCGATAAAAATGCTGTTTTTTAGCTCAAAAAGTTGTCAATAATTATGAATTATCTGGTGACTCAGTTCAGCTTTGTAGTTCTGGATTAATCAGCATATTTAAGGCATGACGGGCGGCTGATTCGGCTTTTTGGGAGGTAACTTTCTGGTAGCGTAATGTGGTTTGAATGCTTTCATGTCCCATGAGTGAACGTAATTCTTCTATGCTGATTAATCCTACTCGTTCTGTAGCATAAGTATGGCGTAAATCATGAATGCGTACCCCGGTTAATTCGGGATTTGTATTGGTAATTTCTCGCCAATAATCATGCAATGTATGATAGCTAATTCTACTGACTTTGAGGGTAACTGGATGTTGTGCTGTGAACAATGCGTTAATATTTTGATGTCGTGTGTGTTGGAAATATTTATTTAGTGATTGGGCGGCATCATTGCTATAAAAGCACCACCTTTGTTTGTTGCCTTTTCCCAATACCTGAAATTTCTGATTTTTGATGTCTATGTCTGATAAATTCAGGGCTAAAAGCTCTCCTATTCGGCATCCTGTGCGATGCAATAGATGAATTATTGCTGACAGCCGCAGGTTATCTTTGGTTGCTGTATAGAGGATATTTAGCTGGTCTGATGTTAGATATCTTATAGGAGTATCACTTTTATGTTCACCTTTTTCTCGTTGTGGGGGACGCTGTTTTAATCCCTGAATTGGGTTGATTTTTATATAATCTTGTTGGACGGCAAAGTTAAATAGACTTTGCAGTATTGCTTGATGCTTGTGGTGGGTTGTGTATTTTAAATGTGAGAGACTATCTAGATACTCGATTAATGTTTGCTTACTGATTATTTCGATTGGCCAACTTCCATACTTTGCCAGGAAGTTTAAGAGGGTTAGTTCGTAGGTTTTTATGGTACTGGGTGCTACTCCAGTCCGTTCTAGAAATTTGACGGCAACGGTGGCTAATGTGACAGCTTGCTTCACGGAAATTTGTGTGTTTTTAGCAAGGTTATTTATTCCTAAATTATATATCTTTTAGGGAGAAATATTGGCAGCGTTTTATGGATACTTTTAAAACTCCAAAACCAAGAGAATCTCTGTCCGACTATGTTTTGCGGATGAGAAAGGAACTCAATTTAACTCAGTTTGAGGTGGCGAATGCGGCTGGTATTCATTCTCGTTCTGTGGGGAAGATTGAACGGGGATTGACAAGGAAACTCAGCCATAAAACTCTTGGCGGACTTGCTTTAGCTTTATCTGTGCCTGTTGAGTATTTGCAGGCTGTTGTCAGGGGGGAAGAGGTTGTGGCAATGGCAGCAATTAAGTTTTGCCCCCAATGTTGGAATCCTGGTGGTGCTGTAGATTCGATGTGGGGAAATGTTCGGGCTAGGTTTTGTTATCTATGCGGTACGCAATTACGGTCTAGTTGTACTAATTGTGGTGAGTTGGTGGTGTCGTTGAGGTATAAGTTTTGTCCTCTGTGTGGAAAACCTTATAAGGATGGGGGTGAAAATTGTTGAAAGCTAGACACAGTAGGCGTTTCCAGACCATCTTGCAGGTTTTTACACGTATCTCGGCTCAATACCACCATCTGGACCCATAATTGCTTCTCGCAGCCGTCCATATTGACCTTGCAAATACACCTCATGACGCTCAACTTGTTGGGGAGACTGGGGGTTGAAAACAACGCGCTGCAAATGTTGAGAACGAAGAGTGGCAATTATTAAGCTCCCTTTCCATTCAGAAATAGAATTGCCAGTATAAATTACTGCCCCACCAGGAGGTAAAGCTTCACGCCAAACAATTGACGGAGTAACCATTCCTTTCTTTGATTCACAACGGTAGATAGTAGGCCAGCCCAGATTGTCTCCTGCTTTTGCTAAACTGAGTTCATCGTGACCTCTTCTTCCCAAATCCCCACTAGGTCCGTGATCTGTCACCCATAGTGTCGATTTATCCAGCCAATCAAACCCCTGAGTGTTGCGAATCCCAGTTATATAGACAGGATTCTTACTAAACGGATTGTCTTGGGGTACTTGTCCGTCAGGTGTCACACGCAGGATTTTACCAGCAAGGCTATTAACATCCTGGGAACTTTGCGGTTCTCTGGCATCACCTGTGCCAATGTAAAGCATTCCATCTGGTCCAAAGCGAATGCGACCACCGTTATGAAATTGTGCTACGGGAATATTATCAACAATTACTTTATCCGGGGAAGCACTCAGTCCATTCTCAGATAGTCGCCATCTTTCCACACGATTAACCTGTGATCCATTTCGATCAGCAGTGTAGTAAATGTAAAAAAATCGGTTGTTAGCAAAGTTAGGATGAGTGGCAATACCCAATAAACCATCTTCACCGCTTTCTGTGACATTGATAGTAGCTACTGGTTGGGAAATAAGTTTACCATTCCGCACGAGGCGGACTCGTCCCGGTCGTTCGGTAACTAACATATCTCTATTTGGCAGAAAAGCTATTCCCCAAGGAACTTCTAAACCTGTTACGACTTCTTCTACCCGCAGTTTTACCTGTCCTTGGGAACCGAAGCCATTTTCTACTAAAGTACAGGCTTGATTTTTAGTAGCAGTTTGTTGGCTGACTTGTTGGGCTGTTTCTGTTTGTTGATTATTAGTGTTTGCGGACTCAGTTGTTGCTAAGTTGCAAGCTGAAATTCCTACTAAAACCATGCCGAAAAGTAATTTTGCTGCCAGAGTTTTTGTCTGTTTCATGATTTGGCAATGGCGTGTTCTTTTGTTTGACCATAACATTGCCAATTCTGTCTGGTATCATCCAAAGACGATGACATCTGGCAAATGTACTGTCCATTGTCTGGAGGCTATACTGTGATTGTAATACTTCCAGTAGTGTCATTGTTAACTTCCATCATAATATTAAATGTGCTTAAAAGGGGAAGTTTTAAACCGTTCGGCTGACGCTCACGGCGGAAGCCTTGAATGAAACGAAACAATTATCAATTAATCAAAGATTTCTGGTCTTTCAATCATGAACCATTCATGATACAAAATTGCTAGAAAGAAGTTTTCATTTTTTAGACGGTCACAAACTGTCATAAAGCCAGAAAAGAAGGGATCATCTTCATAGGTGGTATCCGATAAAAATAGCGTGAGTGATTTTTTATCTTCAGCCCAAATAGAACGGATTACGGAAATATTGGGGTGATGAGATTTATCTATAGGTAATAATACTGGATATCCATCAATTTCCATAAATTCCGGTTCGCTATATTGCAAAACAGATGACCAATCTTCTGGTCCTTCATGTTTTTCAATAATCCTATCCCACCTCACCAGTTTGATTTTTTCTAAAGTTTCAGGTGATAAATCTGATAATTTCATATTTTTTCCCCAACTAAAAACTGAAACTTATCGCTGTTACACAAAAATGTCTGGAAATCAATCAACTGCTCAATCAGATATGATAAGTGTATCTCTGATGAGCAGTAAAATTCGCCAATAGAAATAATTTCAGCAAATTATTTTTTCTCAGCGCAACCTATTCGCACTGTCCTACCCAAAATTAAAGTTGCTGTGTAGGGATATTTTTTATCTGACATACCATCGCTACAGAAGCCATTAGCTTTCTGAATCATCAGCATATTATCTGCTCCACCACGTAAGCGATAAACTCTAAGCACATCTAAAGGCCGTCCGTCTGCTGCTTGGGGATTTACATAAGGAAAGGTTTGTTTTCTAATTTTATCTGCCACCCAGGAATAAACGATACCTTTTTGGCTAACATTTATATTCCAAAATGGTTCATTACCTACTACGTTAAATTCTTCTACTCGGCTGCTGGCAATATGATTTTGTGCCGATTTAATTGCAACATTTGCTGTTGCGCTGGCAGTAGCTGGGGTTAGGGATATACTGGCTAATCCCATACATAATATTTTTAAACACAACAGCTTGTTCATGAATTTTCTACCTGGATTGGGTATCTACAACACGATTAACTAATATATTGAGCGCGATAAGTAATACACCTATTTAGGTGTCAAATAATTAAACAAAAGGAGATCCCTAATTTCCTAATACAACAGAAAAAAAGTCAATGATGTATAATTTGCTAACTTTAACATTTATGATTCTGGAAAAAAGTCTAGTAGTGGTCTGTCAAGCTAAAAATTGTGAATTTGAGGGAAAATGGAGGGGCTATTCACTGTAAATCTCAGCAGATATCCTAATAACTGATTATGCTTAAGACCTATATTGTCCGGTTAAGTCAAGAAGAACGGCAGTATCTACAAAATTTGGTATCCACCAGAACAGAGTGCTGAATTTGTATCTAACGTGGGGGATAATATCGAGCTACGAAGTATTGATTTAAGTTTTCCCATTGAGTCGGTTTATGAGGATATTGTTTTTGAGGAATTAGGATAAATCGCTAGTATTTCTAAGCTGTGACGCAGCTAAAAGAACTCCACAAAAAAGATGAACTGCTTGCAGCAGCGCTAGTTCCCTCCGGGACGCACTCGCGTTCGCTATCCAATTTTACCAAATCAAAACGACTTTTCCTCCCCATGCTCCCTGCTAGAAAGCCCCCTGCCTACAAAGTTTTATATTGCTATTGCTCGAAA encodes the following:
- a CDS encoding zinc ribbon domain-containing protein — encoded protein: MDTFKTPKPRESLSDYVLRMRKELNLTQFEVANAAGIHSRSVGKIERGLTRKLSHKTLGGLALALSVPVEYLQAVVRGEEVVAMAAIKFCPQCWNPGGAVDSMWGNVRARFCYLCGTQLRSSCTNCGELVVSLRYKFCPLCGKPYKDGGENC
- a CDS encoding PQQ-dependent sugar dehydrogenase, yielding MKQTKTLAAKLLFGMVLVGISACNLATTESANTNNQQTETAQQVSQQTATKNQACTLVENGFGSQGQVKLRVEEVVTGLEVPWGIAFLPNRDMLVTERPGRVRLVRNGKLISQPVATINVTESGEDGLLGIATHPNFANNRFFYIYYTADRNGSQVNRVERWRLSENGLSASPDKVIVDNIPVAQFHNGGRIRFGPDGMLYIGTGDAREPQSSQDVNSLAGKILRVTPDGQVPQDNPFSKNPVYITGIRNTQGFDWLDKSTLWVTDHGPSGDLGRRGHDELSLAKAGDNLGWPTIYRCESKKGMVTPSIVWREALPPGGAVIYTGNSISEWKGSLIIATLRSQHLQRVVFNPQSPQQVERHEVYLQGQYGRLREAIMGPDGGIEPRYV
- a CDS encoding tyrosine-type recombinase/integrase, translated to MKQAVTLATVAVKFLERTGVAPSTIKTYELTLLNFLAKYGSWPIEIISKQTLIEYLDSLSHLKYTTHHKHQAILQSLFNFAVQQDYIKINPIQGLKQRPPQREKGEHKSDTPIRYLTSDQLNILYTATKDNLRLSAIIHLLHRTGCRIGELLALNLSDIDIKNQKFQVLGKGNKQRWCFYSNDAAQSLNKYFQHTRHQNINALFTAQHPVTLKVSRISYHTLHDYWREITNTNPELTGVRIHDLRHTYATERVGLISIEELRSLMGHESIQTTLRYQKVTSQKAESAARHALNMLINPELQS